The Nitrospira sp. KM1 genome includes a window with the following:
- a CDS encoding NAD(+)/NADH kinase produces the protein MKSKSIGILTKPKFPEVKSTLQAVLSWLRERNIEVLLDTTSATLLGETGGIQKTQLAGKADVLLVMGGDGTMLSAARLAGERGIPILGVNMGGLGFLTEVRLEHFYPSLERVFTNDYVLDERLMLGTHVHRHGETVAQGVVLNDVVVSKGTLARMIELRISIQGRFVTNLRGDGLIVSTPTGSTAYSLSAGGPIIHPTVQSLMLTPVCPHTLTHRPLIVEGSAEIEVTLTSKDEGAMATLDGQVGVALTQGDTVELKVSEHRTRLIRFPESNYYDVLREKLKWGDG, from the coding sequence ATGAAAAGCAAAAGCATCGGCATATTAACTAAGCCGAAGTTCCCTGAAGTCAAGTCTACACTTCAAGCAGTTCTGTCCTGGCTCAGAGAAAGAAACATTGAAGTGCTGTTGGATACAACCTCTGCCACGCTCCTGGGTGAAACGGGCGGAATTCAAAAAACTCAGCTGGCGGGAAAAGCGGATGTCCTCCTCGTGATGGGAGGCGATGGCACCATGCTGAGCGCTGCGCGTCTCGCCGGAGAACGAGGGATTCCGATACTGGGCGTGAATATGGGCGGTCTGGGTTTCCTGACCGAGGTCAGACTCGAACATTTCTACCCTTCATTGGAACGCGTCTTCACAAACGATTACGTGCTTGACGAGCGGTTGATGCTCGGGACACATGTCCATCGGCACGGCGAAACCGTGGCGCAGGGAGTCGTACTCAATGACGTGGTTGTGAGTAAAGGCACCTTGGCGAGGATGATCGAGCTGAGAATTTCCATTCAAGGACGGTTTGTGACGAATCTTCGTGGAGACGGTTTAATTGTCAGCACGCCGACCGGATCGACAGCCTATTCCCTCTCAGCGGGCGGGCCGATCATTCATCCTACTGTTCAATCGCTCATGCTGACCCCGGTATGCCCTCATACCCTGACGCATCGACCACTCATCGTCGAAGGCAGCGCTGAAATCGAAGTCACGCTGACCAGCAAAGATGAGGGGGCAATGGCTACGTTGGACGGTCAGGTAGGAGTCGCACTGACCCAAGGTGATACCGTGGAATTAAAGGTATCCGAGCATCGGACCAGATTGATCCGGTTT
- a CDS encoding ATP-dependent Clp protease ATP-binding subunit — MFERFTDKGRKIIILAREEAERHQNDYLGTEHLVLAILRESDGIALMILKKMGLSTEQIRLEIERNLPGGGTTMTFGEIPFSPRVKKVIEYGVEEARLLGHNHIGSEHLLLGLLREEEGIGGKILRSLGANLLTARQLTVTFLRKSAPRERDRKSNTPALDEFGRDLTQMAQEGQLDPVIGRADEIERVLQILSRRTKNNPVLIGESGVGKTAIVEGLAQRIVQSEVPDNLLSRRVIALDLGSLVAGTKYRGQFEERLKVVMKEIVQAGNIIIFIDELHTLVGAGAAEGSIDASNMLKPALSRGEIQCIGATTLDEYRKHIEKDGALKRRFQPIYVQPPSLDETVRIIQGLRDRYEEHHGVEITEEAIVEAVKLSDRYITDRFLPDKAIDLIDETGSRAKLQTYALPGELKAMEQELKKVSRDKELAISMQNFEEAVRHREEEERLRKLLDESKREWKKNQEKHKPTIGKEDVAYVVSKMTGIPLFKLEEEESNKLLRMEEFLHKRVVGQNEAISAVCRAIRRSRAGLKEAKKPIGSFIFLGPTGVGKTELARTLAEFLFNTEDALIRIDMSEYQEKFTSSRLFGAPPGYVGYEEGGQLTERVRRRPYSVVLFDEIEKAHPDVFNLLLQVLDDGVLTDSLGRKVDFKNTVVIMTSNIGTKLIQKGVSLGFQSTEAEQDRHKKEEVLGELRRSFSPEFLNRIDEIVVFHQLDKSHLNNILDILLRELNLRLLDKGVEIEVDEEVKAWLIKEGYEPLYGARPMRRTIQRAIGDPLSEEMIKGRFKDSRKIKVVLRDGAPTFIEQEAMAGV, encoded by the coding sequence ATGTTCGAACGATTCACGGACAAGGGTCGGAAGATCATCATCCTTGCGCGGGAAGAGGCCGAGCGTCATCAGAACGACTACCTCGGAACCGAACACCTTGTCTTGGCGATCCTGCGCGAATCCGATGGGATTGCCCTCATGATCCTCAAGAAAATGGGACTTTCAACAGAGCAGATCCGACTCGAGATCGAGCGGAATCTGCCTGGTGGCGGGACCACAATGACCTTCGGGGAAATTCCTTTCAGCCCGCGGGTGAAGAAAGTCATCGAGTACGGGGTCGAAGAGGCCCGACTTCTTGGTCATAATCACATCGGAAGCGAACACTTGCTTTTGGGACTCCTGCGCGAAGAAGAAGGTATCGGCGGAAAGATTCTGCGAAGCCTCGGAGCCAATCTTCTCACTGCCCGACAGTTGACCGTGACATTTTTGCGGAAGTCCGCTCCACGTGAACGCGACCGGAAGAGCAATACTCCGGCGTTGGATGAATTCGGACGCGATTTGACCCAGATGGCTCAGGAGGGCCAGCTCGATCCGGTTATCGGGCGCGCCGACGAAATCGAACGGGTCCTACAAATACTCAGCCGGCGTACAAAAAATAATCCCGTACTCATTGGCGAATCCGGTGTCGGAAAAACCGCAATCGTCGAAGGTCTGGCGCAACGCATCGTCCAATCGGAAGTTCCGGACAATCTTCTTTCACGGCGGGTCATCGCATTGGATCTTGGCTCCCTGGTCGCCGGAACCAAATATCGGGGCCAATTTGAAGAGCGCTTGAAAGTTGTGATGAAGGAGATCGTGCAGGCCGGCAACATCATCATCTTTATTGATGAGTTGCACACGCTGGTCGGCGCAGGAGCGGCTGAAGGGTCGATTGATGCGTCGAATATGCTGAAGCCGGCTTTGTCGCGCGGCGAGATCCAATGCATCGGGGCCACCACGCTGGACGAGTATCGCAAGCACATCGAGAAGGACGGCGCGCTGAAACGGCGGTTCCAGCCAATCTACGTCCAGCCTCCAAGCCTGGACGAGACGGTCAGGATCATTCAAGGACTTCGGGATCGGTACGAGGAACATCACGGGGTTGAGATCACCGAGGAAGCGATCGTCGAAGCGGTCAAACTGTCCGACCGGTATATCACGGATCGGTTTTTACCCGACAAGGCCATCGACCTCATTGATGAAACAGGATCGCGCGCCAAGCTTCAGACCTACGCCTTACCGGGCGAGCTTAAAGCCATGGAACAGGAACTCAAGAAGGTTTCACGCGATAAGGAACTGGCCATTTCAATGCAGAACTTCGAAGAGGCCGTTCGTCATCGAGAAGAAGAAGAGCGACTTCGGAAGCTCCTCGATGAATCGAAACGCGAATGGAAAAAGAATCAGGAAAAGCACAAGCCGACCATCGGGAAGGAAGATGTCGCATATGTCGTCTCCAAGATGACCGGCATTCCACTGTTCAAGCTTGAAGAAGAGGAATCGAACAAGCTGCTTCGCATGGAAGAGTTTCTGCACAAGCGTGTGGTGGGTCAAAATGAGGCGATCTCGGCGGTTTGCCGCGCGATCCGGCGCTCTCGGGCCGGCCTTAAGGAAGCCAAAAAGCCGATCGGTTCGTTCATCTTCCTAGGCCCAACCGGAGTCGGCAAGACCGAACTGGCAAGAACACTGGCGGAATTTCTCTTTAACACCGAGGACGCGCTCATCCGGATCGACATGTCAGAGTATCAGGAGAAATTCACCAGTTCCAGATTGTTCGGTGCTCCTCCAGGCTATGTTGGTTACGAAGAAGGAGGCCAGTTGACGGAGCGAGTTCGTCGGCGGCCTTATTCCGTGGTTCTGTTCGATGAAATCGAAAAAGCCCATCCGGATGTGTTCAACCTGTTGCTGCAGGTATTGGACGATGGGGTGTTGACGGACAGCCTCGGCCGCAAGGTCGATTTCAAGAATACCGTTGTTATCATGACGTCCAATATCGGAACAAAACTCATTCAAAAAGGCGTCTCGCTCGGATTTCAAAGCACGGAAGCCGAACAAGATCGCCATAAGAAGGAAGAAGTGCTCGGAGAGTTGCGGCGCTCATTCAGTCCGGAGTTCTTGAACCGGATCGATGAGATCGTGGTCTTCCATCAGTTGGATAAGTCGCATCTCAATAACATCCTTGACATTCTCCTTCGCGAACTCAATTTGCGGTTGCTGGACAAGGGTGTGGAGATTGAAGTGGATGAAGAGGTGAAGGCGTGGCTGATCAAGGAAGGGTACGAGCCCTTGTACGGGGCGAGACCGATGCGCCGTACGATTCAGCGCGCGATTGGGGACCCCTTATCAGAGGAAATGATCAAGGGAAGATTCAAGGACAGTCGTAAGATCAAGGTCGTCCTGCGCGACGGCGCGCCGACGTTCATCGAGCAGGAGGCTATGGCCGGCGTTTGA